One stretch of Miscanthus floridulus cultivar M001 chromosome 18, ASM1932011v1, whole genome shotgun sequence DNA includes these proteins:
- the LOC136524671 gene encoding protein ALP1-like, which produces MRATGLWRNPNTGCIVASDEWWAEQNAVSMWACGAPQSFRQVKNKFTHSLETISRKFTKVLKCVMQLAFYILRPTYPHFDSIHPKLQEARFWPHFKDCIGAINGTHIPVTVPLHEQPKYIGRHGYASQNVMAVSDFDMRFIFVVTGCPGSVHDSRVLLDTLVTYKQQFPHPPEGKYYLVDSGYPNKKGYLTPYKGQRYHVSEWQHGRTPVGFKEVFNNAHSSLRNVIERDNSINDAHFQSNIQEEGTDGPESSLGEGSVSGDDMDMSALRDAIATAMVG; this is translated from the exons ATGAGAGCTACTGGATTATGGAGGAATCCTAACACTGGTTGTATTGTGGCTTCTGATGAATGGTGGGCGGAGCAAAATGCGGTGAGCATGTGGGCATGTGGTGCACCTCAATCATTTAGGCAAGTGAAGAACAAGTTCACCCACTCATTAGAAACTATTAGCAGGAAATTTACAAAGGTACTTAAGTGTGTCATGCAGTTGGCTTTTTACATTCTGAGGCCTACATATCCACATTTTGATTCTATACATCCTAAGCTACAAGAAGCTAGGTTTTGGCCTCATTTCAAAGATTGCATTGGTGCAATCAATGGCACACATATACCAGTAACTGTTCCATTGCATGAGCAACCTAAATACATTGGTCGCCATGGTTATGCTTCGCAAAATGTAATGGCGGTCAGTGACTTTGATATGCGGTTCATATTTGTTGTCACTGGTTGCCCCGGATCTGTGCATGACAGTCGTGTCTTATTGGATACTCTAGTCACATACAAGCAACAATTTCCACACCCTCCCGAAG GGAAGTATTATCTCGTTGATTCAGGATATCCTAATAAAAAAGGATATCTTACACCATATAAGGGACAAAGGTACCATGTTTCTGAATGGCAACACGGTCGTACTCCAGTGGGATTCAAGGAGGTGTTCAATAATGCGCATTCAAGTTTGAGAAACGTGATTGAGAG AGACAATTCCATAAATGATGCTCACTTTCAATCAAATATCCAAGAAGAAGGTACAGATGGACCTGAATCCAGCTTGGGTGAAGGAAGTGTTTCTGGAGATGATATGGATATGAGTGCTTTGCGTGATGCTATAGCCACGGCTATGGTTGGTTGA
- the LOC136519703 gene encoding protein FD-like: protein MAANYHHYQMAVHAAAAAAAAWREPDSPQLSFVSGCSSLFSISTLQDDDDDGRPAVVIAGHALPSTPVSLAGFAAGDEVDMEVQQASGDDRRSIRMMRNRESALRSRARKRAYVENLEKEVRRLVDENLKLKKQCKELKLEVAALVLPTKSSLRRTSSTQF from the exons ATGGCGGCCAACTACCACCACTACCAGATGGCGGtgcacgcggcggcggcggcggcggctgcgtggAGGGAGCCGGACAGCCCGCAGCTGAGCTTCGTGAGCGGGTGCAGCTCCCTCTTCTCCATCTCCACGCtgcaggacgacgacgacgacggcagaCCCGCCGTCGTCATCGCCGGCCACGCGCTGCCCTCCACGCCCGTCTCGCTCGCGGGGTTTGCCGCCGGCGACGAGGTCGACATGGAGGTGCAGCAGGCGAGCGGCGACGACCGGCGGAGCATCAGGATGATGAGGAACCGCGAGTCCGCGCTCCGCTCCAGGGCCAGGAAGAGG GCATATGTGGAGAATCTAGAGAAAGAGGTTCGCCGTCTGGTGGATGAGAACTTGAAGCTCAAGAAGCAGTGCAAAGAG CTGAAACTGGAAGTAGCGGCACTGGTCCTCCCAACCAAGAGCTCACTTCGAAGAACCTCATCCACCCAATTCTGA
- the LOC136519416 gene encoding putative UPF0496 protein 2: MRRSPSPSSYSSSSSRSIFGIGTPDDTMERSSSTPSSRTPESSRLPPRSPLGVDEEYDSAFKSKSFLDLWSHAHRHLMHTFSSASFKLSSSSKSGGVKDDNEPDASSSAAALEQSCSYTVLDNFVLEPSPEALGRGRRRRRRRRVERLLIEYFDVTQEACEACSSLLAAIGAARRHQLTLRHLLHRLEEDNDGGGSGSDPAAARDAVAAHVRLDNPLSPGRLAGFQEVHGRCGPLAARLASAQRRLRRLARAMRVARGTAAVALVAACAAAVVAAVVFAAHAVVGVGAAAAAVGAGPATSVRRWAAERVSPRHYARAGAAVDAAARGAYIVGRDLDTVSRMVRRAHDELEHGRGVARIAVRGRGERPLMQEVAREEAECEEDLRAQLEELEEHVCLCLITINRSRRMVAHEMTQGLPSLEATPPPSQD; this comes from the exons ATGAGACGATCACCATCACCTTCGTCAtattcatcttcatcatccagaTCCATTTTTGGGATCGGAACTC CTGATGACACCATGGAGAGGAGCAGCTCCACCCCTTCCAGCAGAACTCCGGAGAGCTCGAGGCTGCCGCCGCGCAGCCCGCTCGGCGTCGACGAGGAGTACGACAGCGCCTTCAAGTCCAAGTCTTTCCTCGACCTGTGGTCGCACGCGCATCGCCACCTCATGCACACCTTCTCGTCCGCCTCCTTCAAGCTCTCATCTTCGTCCAAGTCCGGCGGCGTCAAGGACGACAACGAGCCCGACGCGTCGTCGTCCGCCGCCGCCTTGGAGCAGTCGTGCTCGTACACCGTCCTCGACAACTTCGTGCTGGAGCCCAGCCCGGAGGCGctcgggcgggggcggcggcggcggcggaggcgccgCGTCGAGAGGCTGCTGATCGAGTACTTCGACGTGACGCAGGAGGCCTGCGAGGcgtgctcctcgctcctcgccgccatcggcgcggcgcggcgccacCAGCTGACGctccgccacctgctccaccggcTGGAGGAGGacaacgacggcggcggcagcggcagcgaccCCGCCGCCGCGAGGGACGCGGTCGCGGCGCACGTCCGCCTCGACAACCCGCTGTCGCCGGGCCGGCTCGCGGGGTTCCAAGAGGTGCACGGGCGGTGCGGCCCGCTCGCGGCGCGCCTGGCGTCGGCGCAGCGCCGGCTGCGGCGGCTGGCCCGGGCGATGCGCGTGGCGCGGGGCACGGCCGCGGTGGCTCTCGTGGCGGCGTGCGCGGCCGCCGTCGTGGCCGCGGTGGTGTTCGCCGCGCACGCGGTGGTGGGCGTCGGGGCCGCGGCCGCCGCTGTGGGAGCCGGCCCGGCCACCTCCGTGCGGCGGTGGGCCGCCGAGCGGGTGAGTCCGCGGCACTACGCGCGCGCGGGCGCCGCGGTGGacgcggcggcgcgcggcgcCTACATCGTGGGGCGGGACCTGGACACGGTGAGCCGCATGGTGCGCCGCGCGCACGACGAGCTGGAGCACGGCCGCGGCGTGGCGCGCATCGCGGTGCGGGGCCGCGGCGAGCGCCCACTGATGCAGGAGGTGGCGAGGGAGGAGGCGGAGTGCGAGGAGGACCTCAGGGCGCAGCTGGAGGAGCTGGAGGAGCACGTCTGCCTCTGCCTCATCACCATCAACCGGAGCAGGAGGATGGTGGCGCACGAGATGACGCAAGGTCTGCCGTCGTTGGAGgcgacgccgccgccgtcccAAGATTAG
- the LOC136524672 gene encoding mavicyanin-like codes for MQALAVASLLLILWPARRAGAAEYMVGDVSYGWESGSGINYAAWARQYALAVGDVLVFQYVSSQHNLYEVTEEVYRSCDTAVGGGNGVKYTSGYDRVVLAEARGYWFICDFPGHCLGGMRVAVNVSAGAAGGGGSGGSPTVNPPPDGSAASSITGGRPGWAAGCLALVVLALMNTKGLLLLLSAVWSLTETEQ; via the exons ATGCAGGCTCTGGCCGTCGCCTCCCTGCTCCTGATTCTGTGGCCGGCGCggcgcgccggcgccgccgagTACATGGTCGGCGACGTCAGCTACGGCTGGGAATCCGGGTCCGGCATCAACTacgctgcctgggcaaggcagtACGCCCTCGCCGTCGGGGATGTCCTAG TTTTCCAGTACGTGAGCTCCCAGCACAACCTGTACGAGGTGACCGAGGAGGTCTACCGGTCCTGCGACACCGCCGTCGGCGGCGGCAACGGCGTCAAGTACACCAGCGGCTACGACCGGGTGGTGCTCGCCGAGGCGAGGGGATACTGGTTCATCTGCGATTTCCCCGGCCACTGCCTAGGAGGCATGAGGGTCGCCGTCAACGTGTCCGCCggcgcagcaggaggaggaggaagcggcGGATCGCCTACTGTCAACCCCCCGCCGGACGGCAGTGCGGCGTCGTCGATAACCGGAGGTCGCCCGGGTTGGGCGGCGGGGTGTCTGGCTCTCGTTGTCCTGGCGTTGATGAATACTAAGGGCCTTTTGCTGCTACTATCGGCAGTATGGTCACTGACAGAGACAGAGCAATAG